From the genome of Ralstonia insidiosa:
CCGCTGTTACGCGGCTCTGAATGTCATCGTGATGCTGATGCGTGCCTGGGACGTTGTTGACCGATCAGGCTTGAGCGGTGGCCGTCTGCTGCTTGTGTTTGCGCAGCGCTTGGGCACGCACCAGTGTTGCTCCCCTCAACTACATCGCTCCCCACTTCACCAACAACGTGCCCGCTGCAAACGCCACCGCATAGGGCAACTGGATCGTTCCGCCGTGCTTGGGCGCTTGCGCCTCTGTGTGCACGGCTTTGCTACCGGATGCATGCAACATCGGCAGCGATAGCAGCAACGCCGAGACGCCCGCCGCCGAGCGGCGCGCCTCCTTGCGCAGCATCACCATGACGAGCGCCAGAACACCGCCCGCAAGAAAGCTCACCAGGGCCACGTGAAAGGCGCCGAACGGCCCCATGAACGCGCCGATTGCGCCCATCAACTTCACGTCGCCCGCACCCATGCCACCGAGCGCGTAGAGCCCGAAGCACAGCCCCATGCCGACAGCCGCGCCGCCAAGCCAAGCCAAGCTGCCGGCCCCCGCGCCCATCGTCATGCCTTGCGCGACGAGCGCCGCCACCAAGCCCACACCAACCAGCCAGTTCGGCACGCGGCGCGTCCTCACGTCGTACGCCGCCGCCGTCACCACAAGCAGGGTGAGGCAGAGATTGGCTAGGTTGGCTGAGGTGGTCATGTCAATGTCCTCGCGGGTGCCGTGTCTTGCTTCTCTGTCCGCGCGATGCCGGTGGCGTCGCGGGCCAGGATGGATTCGGCCGGATCAGGTCCGGATGTGCCGGACCTGACCTGGGCACAGAAAAGCTGCTCAGGCGGCGGCCGTCGACAGCTGGGTCGCGATGGTGCTCCAGATAGCGCCGACGGCAGTCTTGACGGTACCGCCCGAGGCCACCATCACCAGTGCCACAAATGCCAGCAGCAGTGCGTATTCCACGCCGGCTGCGCCGTCTTCTTCGCGCACGAAACGCTTGATCATGGCTTTCATGTCCAACTCCTTTGCGTCATGGTTCAAGGAAATGCGCTCCGCTGAAGATCGGGCGCGTTTTAGCCGGCAAGCCGGCTAGGGCCGAATCAGGGGTTCCGGGATTTCGCGAGCGAGTGCCGTCAGCATGCCGACCAAGATCGGCACGTTCCGGATCGCAACGTGATAGATGGCTCCCCCGACTTCACCGTTGCCCGGGAGCAGCGCGAGTGGGCCAGCCACCAACGCCGCTTCGCCGGACGCATCGCCGCAGATGCGACGGCTGCGCCATGGGTGTGGTGAATCGATCCGTATGACCTTCAGGGACCGGTTCACACCCCGGGCGTACTGCTAAACCACTGCTTGCGGTTGTCCGGCAACAGTGCCGGTACACCGCGGTGGGCTGTGTTCGATGCCACTCGCCCTGTTTTGAACTTCCCCAAGACGCCGCACTTGGCGCCGAATTCTTTTGCTACGTTGGCCCCCTCAGCCCACTAGGGCTGGACGTGCCGCATACCGCATAGGTCAGCCGCCGTGGCCATGACCATGGCCGTTGCCGTTGCCGTTTCCGTTTCCGTTTCCGTTTCCGTTTCCGTTTCCGTTTCCGTTTCCGTTTCCGTCATCGCCGCCGTCACCTCCGGATTGACTTGAGCTGGCCACAGATGACAACCCCGTCGCCGTGTTGTTCCAGATCGTGCCGGTCGACGTTTTGACGCTCAGACGAAACCCGGCCATTGCCAGGGCGACGAACGTCAGCAACAACGCGTATTCAATGCTGGCGGCTCCGAGGCTCTTGCGTTTGCTCCCTGCTGTCTTGGTCTGCACGTCAGCTCTCCTGTGGAGGGGCGATTGCCAGAGGATGGTCCAGACATTCCGGAACAGTGCTCAGCGATGTTGGCGCGGACATATGAGCGATGACCGTGCCATTGCCGCTAAGTCCTTGATTTTCCTAGGCTGGGCAGGCATGCCAGCCTCCAGCCCAGGCAATCGGCCCGCGCTTGTATCCCACGCGTTACGGACACTTTGTGCCGCACACGACACAGCAAACGATGCTGCACATCTTCTTTGCGCAAATAGCAAACGTAAAAGTGGCGTATGCGTGTTGTGCAATGCAAAAAAGGCAGGGGAAACCCCGCTGCCGTGCCAGCGATGGCCGTTCGTGCATTGCTGAAACATGGGGGGCCTTGCCGGGAGAAGGTGCAGCCCGCCGCAGTCGTCTGGCGCGGTGTGAGCGCAACGTGACTTGCTGCCCGTCTTGCAGGAAGAGAGGAGTGCTTTATCGGACAGGCGGCCTACAGCGGAACGGCCACCTGATCTCGATGCCCGATGGCCGCGTGGCAGGCGCGTCGTACGGAAGGATTAGGTGGCTGGCCGACAAGGCCGGCGTTCTCAGGGGTATCAAAACCGTTTCAGTCTTGAAACATGGCCCGAAGAACGTGGGCAATGCGACACCCGAATGGGCATCGCTGCCGCTGCAAATGAGAACGGCTACAGCACCAGCGGACGGTCGCTCAGCTCATTGGCGCGCGGGGTGCCGTCGGCAGGAGCATGGGAGGCGAGAAGGTCGTTGATCTGCGCCAGCGCTTCTAGCACCGGCGCCATCGTCACGCGTTGCGCAAAACCACGCGTGATGGTCTCGCAGGCCGCGCGCCAGGCATGCGCATCGACCTTGGCGGCGATACCGTGATCGGCCAGGATCTCGACCGCGTGGTCGGCCAGGTTGATGTAGAGCAGCACGCCCACGTGTTCGCGCGTGTTCCATACCTCCAGCAGGCCGAACAGCGTGCGCGCGCGGTGGCGCGGCGTGACGCCCGCCCATGCGTCGCGCACTGGCAGTGAGCTTTCAATGACGACGCGTACTTCACCGCGATGGCGTTGTTCGCCTTCGCGCACAGCGGCCTCAAGCTTTTGCAGCTCGGCCGGCGGAAAGGCACGCTTGGCGTGCGACGAGGTGGTCAGCAGGTGGGTAAGGGCACGGCGTGCGCCGCGATGGTGTCGGGTTTGAGATGCCATGGTCGTAATTGCGCTCACCCGCTTTTACCAGTTGCCGGAGGCACCGCCGCCACCGAAATCGCCACCGCCGCCGCCACCAAAGCCGCCGCCGGAATCGCCGCCACCGAAACCACCGCCGCCGCGTCCCCAGCCACCGCCCAAGCCGCCACCGATGCCACCGCCAAGTCCGCCGATGGTGCCCGGGCCCCAGCCACGGTTGCCCATCACCACGCGCGTGCCGGGCCGGCCGCCGGGCCGGCCGCCGGGCAGGCTGCCCGTCACGCGCCCGCCCGAGCGCATGGCCGCGCTCAGCACGAAGAACACGATGATCGCCAGCGGAAACAGCACCGGCAGCCAATCGCCGATGCCGCCGCTGGCTTGCTGGTGCTTGGCGCGCTCGGCCGGCGGCAGGCTCTCTTGCGCAACGATGGTCTGGATGGCCGAGATGCCCGCTGACAAGCCGCCGTAAAAATCACCCTGACGGAAGTGCGGCGCCATCACATCCTGCAAGACGCGTTTCGATTGTGCGTCCGTTAGCGCGCCTTCCAGCCCACGCCCGACCTCGATGCGCATCTTGCGCAGCGATGCCGGGTTGTCCTTGGCGATGAGGATGATGGCGCCATCGTCCACGCCCTTGCGGCCAGCCTTCCAGGCATCCGCCACGCGAATGCCGTAGGCCTCGATGGGTTCGGGCGCCGTGGACGGCACCATCAGCACGAAGATCTGGCTGCCGCGCTGCTGCTCGTAGTCGGCCAGCACCTGCTCGAGCGCGCTGCGCTGTTGGGCAGAGAGCGTGCCCGTCAGGTCGGTCACGCGCGCCGCCAGTGGCGGTACGGCCACCATGTCGCTCTGCGCGCGCGCAGGCAACGCGGCGGCCAGCCAAAGGGCCGCTGTCAGCAGGAAGGCAAAGAAAGCACGCGCGCGCATCGACATGATCGTCAACTCGTCAGAACTTCACCGCCGGAGCGGTGGAGATGCCCTTTTCGTTTTCGACCGTGAAGTTCGGCTTGACCTGGTAGCCCATCACCTTGGCCGTCAGGTTGGTCGGGAAGCTGCGGGCCAGCACGTTGTAGTCCTGCACCGACTTGATGTAACGCTGGCGCGCCACGGTAATGCGGTTCTCGGTGCCTTCCAGTTGCGATTGCAGATCGCGGAACGACTGATCGGCCTTGAGCTGCGGGTAGTTTTCCGACACCGCCATCAGGCGCGACAGTGCGCTGGAAAGCTGCCCCTGCAACTCCTGGAATTTCTGGAACGCCGCCGGGTCGTTAAGCACCTCAGGCGTGATCTGGAAGCTGGTAGCGGCGGCGCGGGCCTTGGTCACGGCTTCGAGCGTGTCTTTCTCGTGCGTGGCATAGCCTTTGACCGTATTGACCAGGTTCGGGATCAGGTCAGCACGGCGTTGGTATTGGTTGACGACCTCGGCCCAGGCGGCCTTGGTGGCTTCGTCCTTGGCCTGGAAATCGTTGTAGCCGCAGGCGGACAGGAACGGCGCGGCCAGCACGGCCAGCGACAGCGCCAGCCAGC
Proteins encoded in this window:
- a CDS encoding A24 family peptidase, translating into MTTSANLANLCLTLLVVTAAAYDVRTRRVPNWLVGVGLVAALVAQGMTMGAGAGSLAWLGGAAVGMGLCFGLYALGGMGAGDVKLMGAIGAFMGPFGAFHVALVSFLAGGVLALVMVMLRKEARRSAAGVSALLLSLPMLHASGSKAVHTEAQAPKHGGTIQLPYAVAFAAGTLLVKWGAM
- a CDS encoding Flp family type IVb pilin — its product is MKAMIKRFVREEDGAAGVEYALLLAFVALVMVASGGTVKTAVGAIWSTIATQLSTAAA
- a CDS encoding Flp family type IVb pilin, with protein sequence MQTKTAGSKRKSLGAASIEYALLLTFVALAMAGFRLSVKTSTGTIWNNTATGLSSVASSSQSGGDGGDDGNGNGNGNGNGNGNGNGNGNGNGHGHGHGG
- a CDS encoding TPM domain-containing protein: MASQTRHHRGARRALTHLLTTSSHAKRAFPPAELQKLEAAVREGEQRHRGEVRVVIESSLPVRDAWAGVTPRHRARTLFGLLEVWNTREHVGVLLYINLADHAVEILADHGIAAKVDAHAWRAACETITRGFAQRVTMAPVLEALAQINDLLASHAPADGTPRANELSDRPLVL
- a CDS encoding TPM domain-containing protein, giving the protein MSMRARAFFAFLLTAALWLAAALPARAQSDMVAVPPLAARVTDLTGTLSAQQRSALEQVLADYEQQRGSQIFVLMVPSTAPEPIEAYGIRVADAWKAGRKGVDDGAIILIAKDNPASLRKMRIEVGRGLEGALTDAQSKRVLQDVMAPHFRQGDFYGGLSAGISAIQTIVAQESLPPAERAKHQQASGGIGDWLPVLFPLAIIVFFVLSAAMRSGGRVTGSLPGGRPGGRPGTRVVMGNRGWGPGTIGGLGGGIGGGLGGGWGRGGGGFGGGDSGGGFGGGGGGDFGGGGASGNW
- a CDS encoding LemA family protein → MTPALSIRSTRFSVLRWLALSLAVLAAPFLSACGYNDFQAKDEATKAAWAEVVNQYQRRADLIPNLVNTVKGYATHEKDTLEAVTKARAAATSFQITPEVLNDPAAFQKFQELQGQLSSALSRLMAVSENYPQLKADQSFRDLQSQLEGTENRITVARQRYIKSVQDYNVLARSFPTNLTAKVMGYQVKPNFTVENEKGISTAPAVKF